One stretch of Mytilus edulis unplaced genomic scaffold, xbMytEdul2.2 SCAFFOLD_1886, whole genome shotgun sequence DNA includes these proteins:
- the LOC139509081 gene encoding histone H1-delta-like, translating to MADATAAPAVAPAKSPKKKAAAKPKKPSAHPKYSEMIGKAIAALKERGGSSRQAILKYIMANFNVGKDAKSVNAHLKLALRAGVKNNSLKQSKGTGASGSFRIGEAKVVKKKPAKAKKAAKPKAAKPKKAKSTPKKKKPAAKKPAGEKKAAKPKAKKPAAKKAAKPKKPAAKSPAKKKAAKPKAKKTPKKK from the coding sequence atggcAGACGCAACAGCAGCACCAGCAGTAGCACCAGCTAAATCACCAAAGAAAAAGGcagcagccaagccaaagaagccttCCGCACATCCTAAATACAGCGAGATGATTGGAAAAGCCATCGCCGCTTTGAAAGAACGTGGAGGTTCTTCAAGGCAAGCAATTCTGAAGTACATCATGGCCAACTTCAACGTCGGAAAAGATGCCAAGTCAGTAAATGCTCATTTAAAACTTGCACTCAGAGCCGGAGTTAAGAACAACAGTTTGAAGCAGTCCAAGGGAACTGGAGCATCCGGATCTTTCAGAATTGGAGAGGCTAAAGTAGTTAAAAAGAAGCCAGCAaaggcaaagaaagcagccaaacCTAAGGCCGCCAAGCCTAAGAAGGCAAAGAGCACACCCAAGAAGAAGAAgccagcagcaaagaaaccagctggagaaaaaaaggctgccaaaccaaaggcaaaaaaaccagcagcaaagaaagcagccaagccaaagaagccagCAGCCAAGTCACCAGCAAAAAAGAAGGCAGCCAAACCAAAAGCCAAGAAGAccccaaagaagaagtaa